From Carya illinoinensis cultivar Pawnee chromosome 5, C.illinoinensisPawnee_v1, whole genome shotgun sequence, one genomic window encodes:
- the LOC122309966 gene encoding actin cytoskeleton-regulatory complex protein PAN1-like → MASAQNQGPNVDLFDAYFLRADLDRDGRISGSEAVGFFQGSGLPKQVLAQVWAIANQSQSGFLGRAEFYNALKLVTVAQSKRDLTPEIVKAALYGPASAKIPAPQINLTATAAPRLNSAVAAPSPQVGAVPPLSSPNVVIRGPQVPSNVVMNQQHFPSQGSQLSRPPQVLPSGGAMTGPRPPNSSSSSDWVGGTTGAASLGVASQVSASGIGPSTTRAEFGLAASGSTAALPPRPLATSGMKPSGTPAKDSKGLNISGNGFASDSIFGGDVFSATPSHSKQDSSAHTTSAGNLQVPSTVVPASAGTQPSVRPNAFDSLQVSLTMQPVGGQLQQARSHENQNQKVSTQTATASSSSGISLGAQSSASSQSQLAWPRMTQTDVQKYTKVFIEVDKDRDGRITGGEARNLFLSWRLPREILKQVWDLSDQDNDSMLSLEEFCIALYLMERYREGRPLPAVLPSNIMFSSTPGQSVTNYTNTTWRPPSGPQQQHGIPSSGTRNITAVAARPPRPPVAVPQAEGSEANLQKSKVPVLEKQLVNQLSKEEQNSLNSKFEEATEADKKVEELEKELLESRQKIEFYRVKMQELVLYKSRCDNRLNEIIERTSADKREVESLAKKYEDKYKQAGDVASKLTLGEATFRDLQEKKMELYQAIVKMEQDGSADGVLQVRADHIQSDLDELVKALNGRCKKYGLRAKPTTLTELPFGWQPGIQEGAADWDQDWDKFEDEGFTSVKELTLDVQNVIAPPREKFKSARDEKASTIESPTAAASPSNDTKLEKPQIMNEHAVENGSEYNKGEDDLAKSTPNSPVARSAIESPPREFPDFNFDKAMDADASPRDNDYQSDHGGAGSVFSGDKSFDEPTWGTFDTNDDVDSVWGLNPVSTSKGTDQERNGENYFFGSGEFGLNPIRTESPQAGGGFFQKKSAFSFDDSVPSTPLFSSGNSPHYHEASGPTFDSFSRFDSFSSHDTGFLAPRETLARFDSVRSSRDYDQGHGFPSFDDSDPFGSEPFRTSLESQTPKRTLDNWSAF, encoded by the exons ATGGCGTCGGCGCAGAACCAAGGGCCGAATGTGGATCTCTTTGATGCATATTTTCTTCGAGCCGATTTAGACCGCGATGGACGAATCAGCGGCTCTGAAGCCGTGGGCTTCTTCCAAGGCTCCGGTTTGCCTAAGCAGGTTCTTGCGCAG GTATGGGCAATTGCCAACCAGAGCCAGAGTGGTTTCCTTGGTCGGGCAGAGTTCTATAATGCCCTTAAACTTGTAACTGTGGCACAAAGTAAGCGAGACCTAACCCCCGAAATAGTGAAGGCAGCATTATATGGCCCAGCTTCAGCTAAAATACCTGCACCACAGATCAATTTGACTGCCACTGCTGCACCTCGGCTCAATTCCGCTGTAGCAGCTCCTAGCCCTCAGGTTGGTGCTGTTCCTCCATTGTCCTCCCCCAATGTTGTGATCAGAGGACCACAAGTACCTTCAAACGTGGTTATGAACCAGCAGCATTTTCCTTCACAAGGAAGTCAGTTGTCGAGGCCTCCACAAGTATTACCTAGTGGAGGTGCCATGACTGGACCCCGCCCTCCGAACTCAAGCAGCTCAAGTGACTGGGTAGGTGGAACGACAGGTGCAGCTTCACTAGGAGTAGCCTCACAAGTCTCAGCTAGCGGGATAGGTCCCTCAACAACTCGTGCTGAATTTGGGCTGGCAGCATCTGGATCAACTGCTGCATTACCACCTAGACCACTGGCAACATCTGGAATGAAGCCATCGGGAACACCAGCTAAGGACTCTAAAGGACTGAATATATCTGGAAATGGATTTGCTTCTGACTCTATTTTCGGAGGTGATGTCTTTTCTGCTACCCCATCTCACTCAAAGCAAGATTCTTCTGCACATACAACTTCTGCAGGCAATTTGCAGGTCCCATCAACTGTCGTTCCAGCATCTGCTGGTACCCAGCCTTCTGTTAGGCCAAATGCCTTTGATTCTTTGCAGGTTTCACTCACAATGCAACCTGTTGGTGGTCAGCTTCAGCAGGCCCGGTCACATGAGAATCAGAATCAGAAGGTCTCAACACAGACTGCTACTGCATCTAGTTCATCTGGAATATCACTTGGAGCTCAGAGTTCTGCTTCCAGTCAATCCCAGCTGGCATGGCCTAGGATGACTCAGACTGATGTTCAGAAGTATACCAAAGTGTTCATTGAAGTAGACAAAGACAGAGATGGGAGAATCACTGGTGGAGAAGCCCGCAATTTATTTCTGAGTTGGCGACTGCCAAGAG AGATTTTAAAGCAGGTGTGGGACTTATCCGATCAGGATAATGATAGCATGCTTTCTCTTGAGGAGTTCTGTATTGCTCTTTATTTGATGGAGAGGTATAGGGAAGGACGTCCTCTTCCAGCAGTGCTTCCAAGCAATATTATGTTTTCATCGACCCCTGGTCAATCTGTGACCAACTACACCAACACAACATGGCGACCTCCATCTG GTCCTCAACAACAGCATGGGATTCCTAGTTCTGGCACTCGGAATATAACTGCTGTTGCAGCTAGACCGCCAAGGCCACCAGTTGCAGTCCCCCAGGCTGAAGGGTCAGAGGCCAATCTGCAGAAGTCAAAAGTACCAGTGCTGGAGAAGCAACTTGTAAATCAGCTAAGTAAGGAGGAGCAGAACTCGCTCAATTCAAAGTTCGAAGAAGCGACAGAGGCTGATAAAAAG GTAGAAGAGCTGGAGAAAGAATTGTTGGAATCTAGACAGAAAATTGAGTTTTATCGTGTTAAAATGCAGGAACTT GTTCTATACAAGAGCAGATGTGATAATCGCCTTAACGAGATCATAGAAAGGACATCTGCCGATAAACGTGAG GTCGAGTCCCTAGCCAAGAAATATGAAGACAAATACAAGCAAGCTGGTGATGTAGCCTCTAAATTAACCCTTGGAGAAGCTACATTTCGTGATTTACAG GAGAAGAAAATGGAGCTATATCAGGCAATTGTCAAGATGGAACAAGATGGCAGTGCTGATGGTGTTCTCCAG GTTCGTGCTGATCATATCCAATCAGACCTTGATGAGCTAGTGAAAGCTCTTAATGGGCGTTGCAAGAAATATGGTTTACGTGCGAAACCAACAACATTAACTGAGCTTCCCTTTG gCTGGCAACCTGGCATCCAAGAGGGTGCTGCTGACTGGGATCAAGATTGGGATAAGTTTGAAGATGAAG GGTTCACTTCTGTCAAGGAGCTTACTCTTGATGTCCAAAATGTCATAGCCCCACCAAGGGAGAAATTTAAATCAGCTAGGGATGAAAAAGCCTCCACAATTGAGAGCCCAACTGCTGCTGCTTCACCTAGCAATGATACCAAGTTGGAAAAGCCACAGATTATGAATGAACACGCTGTTGAAAATGGGTCAGAATATAATAAAGGTGAAGATGACTTGGCAAAAAGTACTCCTAACAGCCCTGTAGCAAGGAGTGCTATTGAAAGTCCACCTAGAGAATTTCCAGATTTTAACTTTGACAAGGCAATGGATGCAGATGCTTCACCGCGTGATAACGATTATCAAAG CGATCATGGGGGTGCTGGGTCTGTGTTTTCTGGTGATAAGAGTTTTGATGAACCAACTTGGGGAACATTTGACACTAATGATGATGTGGACTCAGTGTGGGGCCTTAATCCAGTCAGTACTTCCAAG GGGACGGATCAAGAAAGAAATGGAGAGAACTATTTCTTTGGATCTGGGGAGTTTGGTCTAAACCCTATCAGAACGGAGTCACCACAGGCAGGAGGAGGCTTTTTCCAGAAGAAGAGTGCATTTAGTTTTGATGATTCAGTTCCTAGCACACCA